The following coding sequences are from one Pirellulales bacterium window:
- a CDS encoding DUF4340 domain-containing protein, whose product MNETSKTISFVMTAVAVLFLAWVIRPVPPPVQTDALVGKSLFPALDDPLKAKRMRIVTFDEGTSQVRDFEVAQVNGAWSLPSHKNYPADAKDQMASAAASLVDLKVLAAVSNDARDHALYGVVEPKSSEDQFGQKGVGKLVTIEDENSKPLARIIIGKEDKPTHSDEFAGSQTQLRFVRIPGQDQVYRVQMNADKFSTNFADWIETDLLKLSPWDVTDIKLHDYSVADKLTPTGEVTPVMMPRADIDLSFDDKSNKWNLKQLEEYKDSKPKEVKLTDAEELNTTKLNDLKTALSNLKIIDVARKPPQLSADLKTEKGAIRDEGMEDLMRRGFLPAMVHNQFQLVSNDGEAIVSMKDGVQYVLRFGEVAGIDSGAEADKKKTADAKSDGKKDEKGKKSETAGEKSEASIADEADKSGGEKSSKTGGLSRYIMVMAQFNPDLIPKPVLQPLPEIKKAPEKATTGKTAEPTKTEGAKAASADKKGDGKSDAKSEDKKDDKKDAKKDDSKSGAAAKDEN is encoded by the coding sequence ATGAACGAAACCAGCAAAACCATCTCGTTTGTCATGACCGCAGTTGCCGTGCTGTTCTTGGCTTGGGTGATTCGGCCTGTCCCGCCGCCGGTGCAAACCGACGCGTTGGTCGGCAAGTCGTTATTTCCCGCGCTGGACGATCCGCTCAAGGCCAAGCGCATGCGAATTGTCACCTTCGACGAGGGAACCAGCCAGGTTCGAGATTTCGAAGTGGCGCAAGTGAACGGCGCCTGGTCGTTGCCGTCGCACAAAAACTATCCGGCCGATGCCAAAGACCAAATGGCTTCCGCCGCGGCGTCGCTGGTCGATCTGAAAGTGTTGGCCGCCGTCAGCAACGATGCCCGCGATCATGCACTGTACGGCGTGGTCGAGCCAAAATCTTCCGAAGATCAGTTCGGACAAAAAGGAGTGGGCAAGCTGGTCACCATTGAAGATGAAAACAGCAAGCCACTGGCGCGGATCATCATCGGCAAGGAAGATAAGCCCACGCACAGCGACGAGTTCGCCGGCTCGCAAACGCAATTGCGGTTTGTCCGCATTCCGGGCCAGGACCAGGTGTATCGGGTGCAAATGAATGCCGATAAATTCAGCACCAATTTTGCCGATTGGATCGAAACCGACCTGCTCAAGCTTAGTCCCTGGGATGTAACGGATATCAAGCTCCACGATTACTCCGTGGCCGACAAGCTGACTCCCACGGGCGAAGTGACGCCGGTGATGATGCCGCGGGCCGACATCGATTTGTCGTTCGACGATAAATCGAACAAGTGGAATCTTAAGCAACTGGAAGAATACAAAGACAGCAAGCCCAAGGAAGTGAAGCTGACCGACGCGGAGGAATTGAACACGACCAAATTGAACGATTTAAAAACCGCGCTCAGCAATTTGAAAATTATCGACGTGGCCCGCAAACCGCCGCAACTGAGCGCCGACTTAAAGACGGAAAAGGGAGCGATACGCGACGAAGGGATGGAAGATTTAATGCGCCGCGGCTTTCTGCCGGCGATGGTGCACAATCAATTCCAGCTTGTCTCGAATGACGGCGAGGCCATTGTTTCGATGAAGGACGGCGTGCAATACGTGCTGCGGTTTGGCGAGGTGGCGGGAATCGATTCCGGCGCCGAGGCCGACAAAAAGAAAACCGCCGATGCCAAGTCGGACGGCAAAAAAGACGAGAAAGGCAAAAAGAGCGAAACCGCTGGCGAGAAGTCGGAGGCGTCAATTGCCGACGAGGCCGACAAAAGCGGAGGGGAGAAATCGAGCAAGACAGGCGGCCTGAGTCGGTACATCATGGTGATGGCCCAGTTCAATCCCGATTTAATTCCTAAGCCCGTATTGCAACCGTTGCCGGAAATCAAAAAAGCGCCCGAGAAAGCAACCACCGGCAAAACCGCCGAGCCGACAAAAACCGAAGGGGCAAAAGCTGCATCGGCCGACAAAAAAGGAGACGGCAAATCGGACGCCAAAAGCGAGGACAAGAAAGACGACAAGAAAGACGCCAAGAAGGATGATTCCAAATCGGGCGCGGCAGCCAAAGATGAAAACGA